One stretch of Tenacibaculum sp. MAR_2010_89 DNA includes these proteins:
- a CDS encoding CHAT domain-containing tetratricopeptide repeat protein: MNRFLFLFLSFLIIHQKSFSQSKLNQEKEIDSIYKLNIENTLKTQILEEFITKRENLTKENISYAYHKQGILYSFENNYEKAISVTQKSISIRIDTDSIDYYKLNNSFYNLNYYYKVQGNEKKQKEIIIKLQSQPVKNKFTYKSYIDLGFIFTNKGDYFNALINFNKVIENYTSYKDPRTLLKAHEAVIATYSYIDETKRYLEEINYHINSIDNILKNHNYLSTDIGYKNNLANIYENLNKPFKVIELYKQVLKVYEEKNDFGNVGRVYSNIGRVYNKLKKRKKANYFFDKALEIKTDKKAIAAVNSNMGDYLTPEIKIRYNKKAIGILLDRGYDETVLSLKEITNSDYTLDILDYLIENVEASIKNYESTLKNDDLNKAIEISILVDKLISFIRLESIVDTSKLFWIRKAASFYMKAVTLSYYKNDVSQAFYFMEKNKALLLLEGLNNTKGSNKKESLIISLEESIRQHIGKEKNLVEYILNEKRGFGIFCNENEKIFYKLENVPELINQVDSLKNKMSKYFIYKDDKEKYKRLANNVFLKLFPFKNSIKKIKNKGLIVIPDYKLQRINFEALIPDALTGEYLLEHTEINYLLSASVFEKLNRNTKKSIDKILAFAPVDFNQKTLQSLKRSKKAMQEVASICETELFIEEKATKETFIKELKNYSIIHLNTHAGLNKIDNDPWIAFRDKKINLKELLSLSNNAELVVLDACNGASGKQEIGEGIMSLSRGFFRGGAKSVITTQWKANEKSTNEILKVFYKELSAGKTKLKALNIAKKNYLKTHQLSETSPYFWASLILIGNPDSIKIIPSTNYSNWVWILLFITLGVIFLFLKRNKLYLK; encoded by the coding sequence ATGAATCGATTTCTTTTTCTTTTTTTATCGTTTTTAATCATTCATCAAAAATCCTTTAGTCAAAGTAAACTAAATCAAGAAAAAGAAATCGATTCTATTTATAAATTAAATATTGAGAATACATTAAAAACTCAAATTTTAGAAGAATTTATAACTAAAAGAGAAAATTTAACTAAAGAGAATATATCGTATGCTTATCATAAGCAAGGTATTTTATATTCATTTGAAAATAATTATGAGAAAGCTATTTCTGTTACACAGAAATCAATTAGTATAAGAATAGATACTGATTCAATTGACTATTATAAATTAAATAATAGTTTTTATAATTTAAACTATTACTATAAGGTTCAGGGTAATGAGAAAAAGCAAAAAGAAATAATTATAAAACTGCAAAGTCAACCTGTAAAAAATAAATTTACTTATAAATCATATATAGATTTAGGGTTTATTTTTACTAATAAAGGTGATTATTTTAATGCTTTAATAAATTTTAATAAAGTAATTGAAAACTATACATCTTATAAAGATCCAAGAACTTTATTAAAAGCTCATGAAGCAGTGATTGCTACTTATAGTTATATAGATGAAACAAAAAGGTATTTAGAAGAAATAAATTATCATATAAACAGTATTGATAATATTTTAAAAAATCATAATTATCTTTCTACTGATATAGGCTATAAAAATAATTTAGCAAATATTTACGAAAACTTAAATAAGCCATTTAAAGTTATTGAATTGTATAAACAGGTACTAAAAGTTTATGAAGAAAAGAATGATTTTGGTAATGTAGGTAGAGTATACAGTAATATAGGAAGGGTATATAATAAGTTAAAGAAAAGGAAAAAAGCAAATTATTTTTTTGATAAAGCATTAGAAATTAAAACAGATAAAAAAGCAATTGCCGCTGTAAATAGTAATATGGGAGATTATTTAACTCCTGAAATTAAAATACGTTATAATAAAAAGGCGATAGGCATTCTTTTAGATAGAGGTTATGATGAAACCGTACTTAGTTTAAAAGAAATTACGAATTCAGATTATACGTTAGATATTCTTGACTATTTAATAGAAAACGTAGAAGCTAGTATTAAAAATTATGAATCGACTTTAAAAAATGATGATTTAAATAAAGCAATTGAAATAAGTATTTTAGTTGATAAACTTATTTCGTTTATTAGATTAGAAAGTATTGTTGATACTTCTAAGCTGTTTTGGATACGCAAAGCAGCTAGTTTTTACATGAAAGCTGTTACTTTATCGTATTATAAAAATGATGTTTCTCAAGCATTTTATTTTATGGAAAAAAATAAGGCTTTATTATTATTAGAAGGATTAAATAATACTAAGGGCAGTAACAAAAAAGAATCTTTAATAATTAGTTTAGAAGAAAGTATTAGACAACATATAGGTAAAGAAAAAAACTTGGTAGAGTATATTTTAAATGAAAAAAGAGGTTTTGGAATTTTTTGTAATGAGAATGAAAAAATATTTTACAAATTAGAAAACGTACCAGAATTAATTAATCAAGTTGATAGTTTAAAAAATAAAATGTCTAAATATTTTATTTATAAAGATGATAAAGAAAAATACAAGAGGTTAGCAAATAATGTATTTTTAAAACTATTTCCTTTTAAAAATTCTATTAAGAAAATAAAAAATAAAGGATTAATAGTAATTCCAGATTATAAATTACAACGTATTAATTTTGAAGCATTAATTCCAGATGCCTTAACAGGTGAATACTTATTAGAGCATACAGAGATTAATTATTTATTATCAGCTTCAGTATTTGAAAAATTAAATAGGAACACTAAGAAATCGATTGATAAAATATTGGCATTTGCTCCAGTAGATTTTAATCAAAAAACTCTTCAATCACTTAAAAGAAGTAAAAAGGCAATGCAAGAAGTTGCATCAATTTGTGAAACTGAGTTATTTATAGAGGAGAAAGCTACAAAAGAAACTTTTATAAAAGAGTTAAAAAATTATTCAATAATACATTTAAACACTCATGCTGGTTTAAATAAAATAGATAATGATCCATGGATAGCTTTCCGGGATAAAAAAATTAATTTAAAGGAGTTATTGAGTTTGTCAAATAATGCAGAGTTAGTAGTCTTAGATGCTTGTAATGGAGCTTCAGGAAAACAAGAAATAGGCGAGGGAATTATGAGTTTGTCTAGAGGTTTTTTTAGAGGAGGAGCAAAGAGTGTGATTACAACACAATGGAAAGCAAATGAAAAGTCAACTAATGAAATTTTAAAAGTATTTTATAAAGAATTAAGTGCAGGTAAAACAAAGTTGAAGGCTCTAAATATAGCAAAGAAAAACTATTTAAAAACGCATCAATTAAGTGAAACATCACCATATTTTTGGGCATCTTTAATATTAATTGGAAATCCAGATAGTATAAAAATAATACCCAGTACTAATTACAGTAACTGGGTATGGATATTATTGTTTATAACTTTAGGCGTTATATTTTTATTCCTAAAAAGAAATAAATTGTATTTAAAGTAA
- a CDS encoding S8 family serine peptidase — protein MKLLKLLFVLTLCLGFVECTVNDTELTENQAKSRMIKTKKVILPTPRYSKTELIIKFREGVSTSKKQKLRKLYEVVKYQFCDLCDDKLIEKWDFGSNADVEDKKLTIQGGSGGPEGDISNVDNEFVFHLENENNSGMSNTDNNSFISQIVPNNTGVTIGVLDTGVNANYPLFVTPFLYNSSGVNVANELSGWDFVNHDNDFYDDYELIHGTKVTYIVNNKLNEEGVPHQILPVKVCDQNGVASYFNILCGLKYALPRVHIVQMSLGWYDNNTYVNSIFNDLIAEYNNVLIVTSAGNSGVNNDYVSHYPSSYPQGNILAIAASDSERNNIASFSNYGINTVDFYAPGHNILFYDILGTPVYISGTSYAAPLVTAISAKVLFESGMLYSPNQIIDALNVIGVNQLYSRPVKYNKLLN, from the coding sequence ATGAAACTCTTAAAATTATTATTTGTTTTAACTCTATGTTTAGGCTTTGTTGAGTGTACAGTAAATGATACTGAATTAACAGAAAATCAAGCAAAATCAAGAATGATTAAAACAAAAAAAGTTATTCTACCAACACCAAGATATTCAAAAACTGAACTTATTATTAAGTTTAGAGAAGGGGTAAGTACTAGTAAAAAACAAAAATTGAGAAAACTCTATGAGGTTGTCAAATACCAATTTTGTGATTTATGTGATGATAAATTAATAGAGAAATGGGATTTTGGAAGTAATGCGGATGTTGAAGATAAAAAATTAACTATACAAGGTGGAAGTGGAGGCCCGGAAGGGGATATTTCAAATGTAGATAATGAATTTGTATTTCATTTAGAAAATGAAAATAATTCAGGAATGTCAAATACTGATAATAATAGTTTTATATCTCAAATTGTACCGAATAATACGGGAGTAACAATTGGTGTGTTAGATACTGGAGTCAATGCGAACTATCCATTGTTTGTAACTCCTTTTTTATATAATTCTTCTGGGGTTAATGTGGCTAATGAATTATCGGGATGGGATTTTGTAAATCACGACAATGATTTTTATGATGATTATGAATTAATTCATGGAACAAAAGTTACTTATATTGTTAACAATAAATTGAATGAAGAAGGGGTGCCACATCAAATTTTACCAGTAAAAGTATGTGATCAAAACGGGGTAGCTAGCTATTTTAATATTTTATGTGGTTTAAAATATGCTTTACCAAGAGTTCATATTGTTCAAATGAGTTTAGGTTGGTATGATAATAATACATATGTTAACTCTATTTTTAATGACTTAATTGCAGAATATAATAATGTTTTAATTGTTACTTCAGCAGGAAATTCTGGTGTTAATAATGATTATGTAAGTCATTATCCTTCATCATATCCACAAGGTAATATTTTAGCAATAGCAGCATCAGATTCAGAGAGAAATAATATTGCTTCTTTTTCCAATTATGGAATAAATACCGTAGATTTTTATGCTCCTGGCCACAATATTTTGTTTTATGATATTTTAGGCACTCCTGTATATATTTCAGGAACTTCATATGCTGCACCTTTAGTAACAGCAATTTCTGCCAAAGTATTATTTGAGTCTGGAATGTTATATAGTCCCAACCAAATTATAGACGCATTAAATGTTATAGGTGTAAATCAATTGTATTCGAGACCTGTAAAATATAATAAATTGTTAAATTAG